One Nicotiana tabacum cultivar K326 chromosome 23, ASM71507v2, whole genome shotgun sequence genomic window, GTGACCTGTTTTACCACAATGAGTACAAATCTTATTCTCAGGAAGTgtaaggtacttgcttttgggatcccatttaggtggcagattcccaaagccaagtcctcttctatTTCTACTATGATGTtcatgtagccatgaaagtgcatcggaagacctgttccatttacaagttctgtctagttcatgcttgaccttgccTAGATCCTCCTTCAAAATTccttcttatacaactcatcttttagtttacctatattttcttctagagtgagttgtgtgcaatcaaccgtcttcttacttgttcctaatttcagttttaggttTTTAGATCTATGTTCTAGGACATTTGATTCAAATGCATGAACCTGATTCTTTAATGCAATATTTTTACTTACAGTCTCACTAACCCTAAGTTTTAAGTTCTTACACTttactttcaaaatcacacaATCCTTAGACAACTGTTCTTTTTCATTATTTACATCCTCAGATTtatcaattaaatttataagtaactcagatagcctttctttagactaaaatttaatcttgtctttgagattaattacacttacctcagattcctcatcagattctccaatggccataagtgcttgttcatctccgtCTTCATCATCTGAGCTTTATCCCCAAGCAGCAACTATAGCCTTTCTTGATCCCttgttcttcttgggttgaacctattccttcttcctgtttcttcattcatctctttccttcttccattcaatttcctattgagggcagttcttgatgtggtgatcagtcttcccacacttgtagCATCCCTCATTGGTTTGCTTTTCAGGAACCTTTGGTTTGTTGTAGCTTTCACTTCTTGAAGGACACTTTTCTCtccttaggtacttcttgaagtcctttgtgatcatagccatttcatcatcttctagatcagaaccttcagtgattctgagtgctaGGCTCCTTTTATTCTTAGGTACAttcatcttcatggtttgccttctaagttcataatcagtgagatttccaattagctcatccaacttaagagtggcaatgttctttgattcttgaatggcagtgattttgctctcccaagtaactagcagaacccttgtcaaaattttTTCAACtctgtcttcttcaagaataatccttTCAAGAGACTTAAGTTTATTTGTCaatgtggtgaaccttgtatacatttcttggatggtttccccttccttcatggtgaaattctcatattgagaatatagtagaGTTCTTctgacctcttcacttgaggtgttccttcatgggccacttgcaaagtatcccaaatttccttagcagtggtacaactttgaattctgttatactcgtctggaccaagtccacaaataAGCCATTTCctggctttagcattcttctcccattttctTAAGTCATCAGCAGTGCAGTCatctcttgtctttggcacatctactACTTCAGCAGTTTTCTTCATGGTAGCTAGAGGACCATCAGTAataatgtcccatagctcatagtcttctcctatgatgtgatctctcaatctatttttccaccaagagtagtactggtCGTTGAAAAGTGGTAGCCTagtagtggattgcccttcccaattttcaggtggtgcactcatattgatcttctcctaaggtgttagcctcttcaaggataatccgctctgataccaattgatgttttaactttaataccacacaagaggaggGGGATAATTTATatggtgtccaattttttgcttaaactgattataaaaggacctggttcttctaagtgttccttaacctactattgttgctgaaatagtaaatgtgaaaaataaagaacacaagtattttacgtgaaaaatacctcgttcaaaaggtaaaaaaaatcacGATCTACTTCTCAGTAGAATTTTcacaaactctccactaaatcactgagccaaaaactgcatttacaaaatacttttgtaaacctaggattaactctaaccccgttgtggcaaccaacctctaactgttgtgacaacttcaagttaactctaacttgaatactctaagTACATATTATAATTTTCTCtacataaagctgaaaggtacaatatgaaaacacctactacaattcaactagaataaaagacagacacttggaactggttcttctatctgatTCATATAGCTTCAAGTTTGcatacttgaatcacacacgaattgcttgcaaaatgccttgctattttgctctcaattcacgtttaacttctgcttttgtgcatACCGTAGAATaagaacatcctgcaatatatagagttagtagaatgggaaataactagagttctaatgctactcttccttagtggaagagttctagttgatctcaacttctaactcttcccttatcttggatagtgttctctttgagtaaggagtccttctccttatcaattatgcaaacttttcgatcaggagatatcaattataccaagttaagcttatctccttcacgtgtatcccacatgctcgaatctgcccgtgtctatgtACACAAGGGATGGACATGGTTCATGCCTCAGCTTCATTTGTCAAtattcaaaactaaccttcacttgggccaacagaaggtacttaattatatcaatatattatatattatgcaGCCTCGATTTTTACTTCCTATTTGCCCTGCGTAGTTTGATATAGAAATACGAGTAAAATAAAATTACCAAAAAGAGGTATTTTAATGTTCAGATGCCATGAAGTTTAGTTACTCCTCAATCATTAATTGTTTAATATTATGACAAAGTAATGTTTTTCTCTTTCATTATTCCAGGAGATTGGGAGCTCATTTGTGGTTTCAATATTTAGGCTATATTCTAACTTAATCAATGGAGCTAAGTTACATGTGAAACATTGGGTTAGAACTCTTAATTTCCTTAAAGCATAACAAACAATTTATTTCATTCTTGAAACATTACATAGAGAATTAAAGAATCAAATGAATACAAATACACTTGGCAACAAAAATACATGTAATAGGCTTTTGAATGATCAATTTAGGGAGCCGCAGACAGTTCTTATGATCCCATTTTGACCAGTTATGGGACTAATATCTCCCATTCTAATCATAGCAGCAGCAAAATCAGAGGCAAATGCGCGAGGACTGTTACTATATTCAGAAACAATACTATCGGTAGATCCACCACTAAGAAGGACTTGATCTGATTGAAGAAGACCTTTTCTTTGCCTCAAGTTCTTGAAATAATTGTTATCCAATTGATTAGGTGTAACCAAATCAAGTGGAGCTAGGTTTCCATTTTGGTCTTCTTTAGGACATTGACGTCTTCTTGTGCTAGCAAATCCAGCATCAATGTCTGTTCCATTGCCATAAATCCTATCGCGGAAAAGGAAACATTGTGCTTGGCCAATTGAATGTGCTCCTATAATTAGAAAGTTTAAATCATTAGAAGTACTTCTTAATTATTATCTGTACAAGTATATGCATGATAAAAATTCTATATATGTTTAATAATAACTTGATTAATTTTTACCTGATAAAGCAACCATATCCCTTGTGCTAAGGCCTTTGCTTGCAAAGCTAGAAATAAGCCTATTAAGAGGATCAAATGGACCGGGGAGATCAGTTTCAGCAAGTGTATGACTAGCAGTTGTTGAATCTCTTCTTCCGAGTTTCACTGCCCATGTTGGACCTCCAACCTAATTGCAAGTTATTAACATAATGTTGGTTAGTTTGATATACAGTCAGACTTCTTTATAACAACCATTCACTATAAAACCCAAGTTTTCTCTATAACATCCACAAAATATCAGAATAAACATGGCTGTTATAGAGAGATTTGATTATAAtgtgaagaaaataaaaatcaaactacGGATACTTACTAGAGTTGATGCATCTCTAGCGGCAACGGCAAGTATATCTGCACATGATACAATTCCTGGACATGTTTTTTCAAGCTCTCTTTTGGCATCTTCTATAATACCATAGCCTCTAGCTGATCCAAGATTTGGCAATGCAGTTTTCTCACTAACAATTGTAGGGGTCTCATCAAGTAAGATAGAAGCATCACAACCCTATAGTTAAAACCACAAGTTAGTACAATTGTAATCAAGTTAATAATTTCAACTTGAAGTAAATAGAGATACATATATACTACTAATTAATGTGTATTTAACCAACCTGAACAAAGCAATCATGGAAATGAAGGCGAATGAGAGATGCAGCCATACGACGTTCACGTGACACTGCTTGTCTAACGCTTGTACGAATGGTGTTGAGAGCATTAGGGCAAGTGCCATCATAGAATGTGGAAGAAAGTTGTGCATGGCATTGCATGCTTGAGAATATaaagagaagagaaaacataGCAGCAATGGCTGCAAAAGCGTTGTTTGAAATACTAATCATTTTGAAAATATTGCAATGTATTGGTGATATGATGTCAAGAAACTAAGAATAGAAGCTTATAAATTAGCTTTGTGATTGGAAGCTGTGAAGGTGATAGAAGAGAGAATGTGGCAATGAAATATTTATAGGCAAAAGTAAACACTTAATTTTGAGGCTAGTGGACCACTATTGGCTGCCAATATAATATCCGCGTTATTTCTAGCTTTTGTCTCCTATATAATTTGACTTGTTCTTTGGCTACATAAAATACTATGAAGCTTTCTACTTTTGTTATTTCAACATCTTTGAGTTTTTAGATGATTAATTTAAATAAGCTCCATAATAATATATCATAGTTATAGAGATCTTTTGTTAGTTGTAGAAGTAACAATAATAGTAACAATAAAGTCCATAATAATATATCATAATTAACTTCTAAAAGTATACTCTAAATAAGAGTACATTATGTCCAAAGGGTATGATAATTAACATAGCTAATTGGTGATATTTTCACACTATTGTTagattgttttgtttaatttcgAGTTATTAATTTAGAGGCCACGAGGCTTAATTAGCTGAATTTTTAAATATTGGAGCTGATTTTATAGATAGAAATGTTGAAGCCGAAAATAAGTAGTAATCTTGTAACTTCAGTTTATAGTAGCTGATCTATTATTCGTTGATTGTTCAATCACAATGCATTTAGAAATAGAATTCCTTATATACATTTTCTATGTCATTATTTTTTTAGGGGAGGGGTGTTATTTACTTACTTAAATGCGCTATCAAATAATAGCAAAACTAGCCTTTGTGGTTAAGTTATCACTATaactaataacatatacattagtACTTAAATCCGTAATATAAGATACATATAAAAGACAAGGAAGTGTAGGAAAATTGTCAAAGGTCAATGGGCCACCAAtcaaaattcctttttaagtgTAATAGAATAAATTACATATTAGAATATTATTCACAACTAACTTGTCCAAGGTTGAAGTATTGGTTTGGTGAAACAGATCCGTACACTGTGACAGCTTAGCACCTTGACTTTTTTCTAATCTGATTTAAACTTTTTTATTACCAAGTCCTTTTTAAAAAGTATAAATCATTCTGTTTGAAACTGAtatttgaagtttttttttttttacaaatttttaaaaaatgttttattttaaatacttTCGGAACACTTATTTATTCCAATAACATTCCAAATACACTtattttcaatatatatatatatatatattttaaaatattcttCAAAATATATCTAAACACGTGACCCTCTTCTATCCTCTTGGCAGTAATGCCGCGTATTTACTTATTCCTAAGTTTTTTCACGCTAGGAATCttccttaattaattaaatattttatttactacgTTTCTTATTGGCTGAATGTCATTTTCAGCATAGATCTGGGCATTACGTTGAAAGTCAAAGATCAACATGCTTTAACATGTTATAATAATAGAATTACAATCGAACTTTTGTAAGAAAACTAGTGAAGCTCCAGCCAGCCAGCACCACAGAATATTGTGCATGGCGCTTAACTTTTATATATCAACAgtatactttttaaattttttataacagtaataataataagtaagattttataaaattgtataATATCCTAAATATTTTCAATGAAGCGGATTCACGTGAACCCTCTTAAACTCATGTGAATCCGCCCTTGGTAATGAGATTGGCGCTAAAACAAGGCACATTGATTCACTACGTTAAGAGATGGAAATTTGGCATAATTTATTTTGTAATTAAGATAATTATAGAGTTTGAATCCAAATTACATTGTTCAGTCGAACACCTATCTTTAATTTTTCTGTAAAATATGACCTCACTCACACCGTCGTGCCTCGCTCCCCCGCGGGCCGCGGTTAGCTCCGCCCCTGCTTACGGGGTGAGGTTAGTCACTATTGCGTGCTATACCGCGTTACTGCCAAAGTTAACGTGCAAAAGAGCGGACTTGTATTTTTCCCAATATGTGCTCTATAATCCACAAGTTCGTACTATagtttattattgttatttgttaatACTATTCTTCCAAGAACAAGAACGATGACATTACTTTAAAAATTTCAGAAAATGTTTTTTATAATGATATTAACATTTTTTAGAAACTTTTAAGtacaatttttttaattatattaatcttatgaaattttttataaaaaattattttagaaaaattaaTATATTTGACCGTAAAAATTAAACACATTAACTCTCTAGTTACTTCAAAATGTTGCAAATCTTTGGGTGAGGAAAAGTATATGCTTGGTACTTTTGGCTCTCCTTTGGTTAAATTTCAAAATTAGACTGGTTGATAGAACATGAATATAGACAGACACCTTGTTGGTccaagtgaagtttgttttgatgattgacaaagaaaCTCAAACATGAACCTGGTCCATACATAGTATACACAGACACGGGCAGAATTCGGGCACAAGGCATGTacatgaaggagataagcttaagtggttatatctgatatctcccgaacgaaaaggttgcataattgataaggagaaggactccttactcgagaGAACTCTATtctagataagggaggagttagaagttgaagataactagctagaactcttccaccaaggaagagtatagcattagaactctagttattttctattCTACTAATTTTgtaaattgcaggatgttctcattttacaggtACGCACAAACACTGAaattaaacgtgagttgagagcaaaatagcaaggcattttgcaagcaattcttgtgtgattcaagtgtgcgaacctgaagctacatgaaccagatagaagaaccagtttcaAGTGTCGGTATTTTACtctagtttcattgtagtaggtgtttcaaattgtacctttcagttttatctagaagcaattatactaggtactttgagtgttgtattcaagttagagttaacttgaagttgtcgcaacagctagaggctggttgccacaaagggttagaggtaatcctttaGGTTTACAAatttttttgtaaatattatttttggctCAGCTATTTAGTGAAGTGCTGGAAACAATCCTACTGGGTAGTAAGTcgtgatttttttaccttttgagccaggtatttttcacgtaaaaatacttgtgttctttacttttcaCATTTATTATTCCGCTACAGTAGTATAAGTAACACATAGAAGAACCGAgtccttctataatctatgcacgcAAAAAATTAGACACCACAGAAATTACCCCCTCTTGTATAGTATTgaagtacaaaacaacaattggtatcagagcaggttatccttgaagaggcttacactttaggagaagatcaacatgagtgcaccacctggaaacgggggagggcaatccactgctagacCACCACTTTTTAATGGCCaatactactcttggtggaaaaacatGAGGAGAGATCACATTATAGGagaggactatgagctatgggacatttgTCACTGtagcaaaagaaaaatacttGTGTTTTCCACTGGCTACCTTGAAGAAAAATACTGAAGGAGTAGATGTTCCAAAGACAAGAGCGGATTGCACTACTAAGGACTTGAAgaagtgggagaagaatgctgaagccaagaaatggcttatTTGTGGACTTGGTTCAGATAAGTACAACAGAATCTAAAGTTATGCCACTGCTAAGAAAATTTGGGACACACTGCAAGTGGCTCACGAAAGAACACCTCAGGTGAAGAGATCCAAAGGAACTCTACTGTACTCTCAGTATGAGAACTTtgctatgaaggaaggagaaccCATTCAAGAAATATACATAAGGTTCACTACATTAATAAATGAGCTAAAATCTCTTGGAAGAATTATTCCTGAAGAAGATAGAGTTGAGAAGATACTAACTAGGATTTTGCCTATcacttgggagagcaaaatcactgccatccaggaatcaaagaatatttccaCTCTCCTACTGGATGAATTAATTGGAAATCATACTGCATATGAACTTAAGAGACAAACCATGAAGATAGATATACGTAATAAGGAAAGGAGCtcggcactcagaatcactgaaggttctgatctggAAGATGTTGAAATGGCTATAATCaccaaggacttcaagaagtacctgatTAGAGGAAAGAGTCCTTTAAAAAGTGAAAGCTATAGCAAGTCAAAAGCTCATGAGAAGCAAACCAATGATAgctgctacaagtgtggaaagactgatcaccacattaAGAACTGTCCTTTATGGGAAATTGAATGAAAtaaggaaagagctgaacgaagaaacaggaagaaggaacatgttCGATCCAAGAAAAGCAAGAACAAAGTATTAACCAAGGCTATGGTCGCTGCTTGGGGGGAAAGCTCAGAtgaaagctcagatgatgatgatgatgaggatgaacgagcacttatggccattggagaatctgatgcAAATAATAGTTCATCTTGACCCAACTCATTTCAACCCAAGTAACTTTTATGCAGGTCATTGACCCACCCATGTATGCACTCAACTCATTTTGGCCCGTTAAAATCGGCACAACCGGCCCATTTGATACCCCCACATGAAATGGATGCTTAATTAATGTTACCTAAAAGATAAACTAGAAAATGATCCTTAATTTatgcttaaattattttttggGTCTTAGAAGGttatgttttaacttcaataccacacaagaggggaggggggtaatttgtgtggtgtccaattttttgcttaaactgattatggaaggacctggttcttctaagtgttccttaacctactattgctgaaatagtaaatgcaaaaagtaaagaacacaagtattttacgtgaaaaatacctcactcaaaaggtgaaaaaaatcaCGATCTActtctcagtaggattttcccaaactctccactaaatcactgagccaaaaaactgtatttacaaaatacttttgtaaacctaagattaactctaaccccgttgtggcaaccaacctctaactgctgcgacaacttcaagttaactctaacttgtatactctgagtacctattacaattttctctagataaagctgaaaagtacaatataaaaatacctactacaattcaaactagaataaaagacagacacttggaactggttcttctatctggttcatgtagtttcaggtttgcacacttgaatcacacacgaattgcttgcaaaatgccttgctattttgctctcaattcacgtttaacttctgcttttgtgcataccgtagaatgagaacatcctgcaatatatagagttagtagaatgggaaataactagagttctaatgctactcttccttggtggaagagttctagttgatctcaacttctaactcttccctaatcttggatagtg contains:
- the LOC142177486 gene encoding lignin-forming anionic peroxidase-like, with amino-acid sequence MISISNNAFAAIAAMFSLLFIFSSMQCHAQLSSTFYDGTCPNALNTIRTSVRQAVSRERRMAASLIRLHFHDCFVQGCDASILLDETPTIVSEKTALPNLGSARGYGIIEDAKRELEKTCPGIVSCADILAVAARDASTLVGGPTWAVKLGRRDSTTASHTLAETDLPGPFDPLNRLISSFASKGLSTRDMVALSGAHSIGQAQCFLFRDRIYGNGTDIDAGFASTRRRQCPKEDQNGNLAPLDLVTPNQLDNNYFKNLRQRKGLLQSDQVLLSGGSTDSIVSEYSNSPRAFASDFAAAMIRMGDISPITGQNGIIRTVCGSLN